The DNA segment ATAATATTACCACGTGAACACGAAAACTGAACTACGggctttttaatattaattatacacgGAGACCAATGAAACTTATATAATTTGAAAGCCACTTTGACATAGATGTGCACAAGGAAAAAGTATGTACGTAGCCGCTAAGAGTGGTGAAGAAGCAGATCCTTTCACATTCATAATTCTGATAGCACCTTCCCTACCGCGCATTAAAGTCTCTAGTACgtgaacatcgaaaattgaagtGCTAGCAATTTCCACCCTGCGTACTGACCAGGTGCGACGGTAGGGATAACATATGAAGGTAAACAATGTTTCGTGAAAATGCATTCTACGGATTCTCATGTATAAATGTTACAGTtatttcatttgcagtaacacaagTTTACCGGGCATCTACAATGCCACAACTGCTACGTTGCTGAAGTTGTGAGCAGTGGAAAGCGAAACGTAGTAACCAAGCGGTCGGGGGAACAAACGTTGTTTATTATCGTTGTTTTCTCACTTCTGTCTCAGAGTAAATGGGGCTAACTTTGTATTCGTTAGTCGTTGTCACCAAAAACTTTGAAGTGTTcctaattttcaatttcttcattttgatGGCTAGGACTTCCCTTATTATTCGGAGTATGTATTTGTTTTAAGTTATGCCTTGAAGAAGAACACTAACGGGTTGGGCTGAAAGACGAAGAGCTAGAGACATAATTTTTGCACAGGCACAATAATAGGAGTAACGTTCACATTGCTAATGATAATTCTGTTGTCGTTTTGAAGGATACATTTAAATGTGATTCTAAATAATTTTAACAGTTATAATTGCAGTTTCATGAATATACAGTGCATATTTCATAATGCAAATTATTTCAAATCAGAGACTACTGTACCGCAATACAACGGCATTCGCACTGTGTTGTCATAAAGGGAAAGTTAGTGTGCCGCTGTTAACACAAAATTTACTCTTCAACGCACTGTATCAAAGACTCACTTCAAATGATCGAACAATTAAAGCGAAATCAAATAATTGTTTCAAGAATACTCATAGTTACTATGCAGCATTTGTTATGGGTCAGTTCTCAGACTAAAATTTCAGCAACAGTTTTACGTGGAGATTATCACTTTAAGATACATGGCACTTTTTACCCCAGATTGGGTCCACTAACACAGTTGGTCGAAGTTCGACCACAAGCGATACTAGTACAGCTAAATCCCCGAACTCTGATTCTTTTAAGAATCGAACTGCCATGTATAAAACGCCTTCAAACGTGTGATTCCTTTACAAACTAGTCAATGTGTTAAAGCAGCAATATATCAATTCTTGTAAATGGCTATACTCCTTTATCCGTATTTAACATTTATTGATATTCATCATATAACCTTTCTTCAAGACACAATCTATTCTTTAAAAgcaaggtcagcgttggccgtaatattgatgttttattgatagcagaatcgattttcgatcacatagtgatcatcttcagtgctgtacaaattaaactcagacactggtatcaagttatcaataaccaaaactgagttTTCAGCTCAATAATGTgcatatctggagagtttggtggccagcggaagtgtttaaattcagaagcgtgttcctggagccattctgtagcaattctgaacatgtggagtgtagcattgttctgctggaattgccgaagtccgccggaaggcacaatgaacatgaatggatgcaggtgatcagacaggatgcttacgtacgtgtcacatgtcagagtcgtatctagacgtaacaggggtcccatacaACTCCAAGtagacacgccccacaccattacagagcctccaccagcctgaatagTCCCCTattgaaatgcagggtccatgaactcgtgaggttgtctccatacccgtacacgtccatccgctcgatacaattggaaacgagactcgttcgaccaggcaacatgtcttcagtcatcaacaggccaTTGTCGGTGTTCACggccccaggcgagacgtaaagctttgtgttgtgcagtcatcgcgggtacacgagtgggtcatcggctccgaaagcccatttcgatgatgtttcgtcgaatagtttgcatgctgacactcgttgatggcccaacatttaaatctgtagcaatttgtggaagggttgcacttctgtcatgttgaacgattctctccagtcgttgaTCCCGtctttgcaagatctttttccggccgcagcgaagtcggagatctgatgttttaccggattcctgatattcacggtacactcgtgaaacagtcgtacgggaaaatccccacttcatcgctatctcggagatgctgtattccatcgctcgtgcgccgactatagaaccacgttcaaaatcacttaaatcttgataacctgccattgtagcagtagtaaccaatctaacaactgcaccacttgttgtcttatagaggcattgccgaccgcaggaccttattctgcctctttacatatatctgtattcgaATACAAATgtctataccagttgctttggcgctttagtgtacgaTTGCTGTACCTTTGCGAAGATACTGGCCGTAAGGAGTCATTGTGGTTATGTGGTTAACGTTCGCGCTTTGGGAAAGGAGTGTGGACGTGGCGAAGGTTTGTAATCGATATTTTTTTTCACCACTTGTCACATTATTAAATTtacatgacatttgagaggtaatataatagaAAAAACCCTAATGAATATAAtacgttatttgactatttactatttctAATTAAATTTCGAGGACGAGGGCAAGCTAGGGAAGTCCAAGTCAAACGTCGATAAATAATGACGCCACTGACGTTATTCACAGTCAGTAATGTAGTAAATCACagtgtgccagaccacaagagtaatgtacagttACTCGTCGAATGTGCTGTCGACATCACACATTGCAGGATGTTATTTTGTCATACAACATGGAAAACATatattgaaacttcatgcaaacaAACGTGGGTTTTTGCATtctattacctctcaaatgtcatataaattaaacaatatgaccagtgatgaaaagaaAATGAATAATTAAGTCTGGGTGGGAGTCGAACTGTCGCCTCAcacacgttcgtcttacgaagctcgaaagctatgactttttttaaatctctttttgttcgttattgttcattgaatttgttcGCGCCGAACGTCCGTTGACACTCATTAAAGTTcattactcagtttttttactacacagagcagctaaccctctggccgaactcGCTGAGCTACAGTGCCTGCCCCACTTGACAACCATGAATTCTAATGTGCCGCACTTAGTCACTGACACTTTAGCCACATAACTGACGCGTGAAACTTCTCTGGAGATTTTCTCTTAATTTCCAGAGTAGTGCACCCTACTGGTTGCATATTATGttattttaatggcctactaaaggtgtacaaagtttgaagtaagcctgtgatcccaacgtcgtgtccTCCCCTCGTTGTATTATTCGAAAGTTCTATGCTGTCTCACGTGTACTGTCCCCTACATTTCTCCTGAGTCCAAACTCATCAGCCCCGACGTCGCCTCCTACCTGTTTAGGCCAATCGTGTGTGTATTTGCCTTAttaaaacgtccgcagctcgtggtcttcaggtagcgttctcgcttcccgagcacggggtccggggttcgattaccggcggggaatcttgcctcgagatgactgggtgttattgtgtcatgttcatcatcatcatcattcatccccactacggtcggagaaaggcaatagGAAACCacatccactaggaccttgccagtacggcggtgcgggtctcctgcatcgtcccctacgctcttttACGGAATATGGGGCTTCATCATCATCTTATTATAACACTGATTTTTCATGATATATGCCTTCCTCGAAATCAGACCGTTTCATGCAATTAAATTTCAACACTGCCTGGGAAACAGGAATAGAGAAAAGGTATACCAGGTCTTAGTCTCATCAGGTAAACTATTCAGTCGTGATATAAATTTCAAGCTGCAGCCTGTCAGTGACAGAGTTTATGCTCTATAATGAACATATAAAGCTAATTTCCCagacacatagactgaacgtggctCTCACTTCTTGCGAAATCATCCTCGTACAAATGCACTTGTATTGAAATCACTTTACATTTTAGTGGAAACTCAATCTTTCACAGATCTGTATCATGTTTGCCATCAAGAGATGGCTGACTGCCCGGATCAATGTGTGACACTCATAGAACAGCTGGAAAGAATTCCGTCCTCACCACTTTAGCACACAGGAGCCACAGAGTTTTAATAGTCTGCAATACGTAATCAAAATTAAAACGTTTACGTTCATCTCCATTTTATCTCACTTAACTGATGCCTGTAGACTGTCTATTGCACATGACCAGGCATCCTTGCAGATTCTGCAAATAGTTCATTGGAATCTACATAGAACATAAgttaaaaacaataacaataataacaatacaaATAATTGCAATGTGGACATAGATATTACATTACTTTTACTCCTATTAATATAGTGGAATGTTTACAGTATTCCCTTCTAGTGCACTGACGATACAGTAGCAGAAAAGCACTGCGTCAAATACAAGGAATCAAGTCTGCCGAAGAAGTCAATATGGCATAGCAAGAAAGATAAACAATAGGGGAAATTTTGAGGAACGAAAAATAATAGCATAAAGTTAGAAGAACGAGAGGTAATAGGACAAACCCGAAAGAAACAGTGATTAGAAAAACTGGGGTAGTATTGGCGATGTGAGAGAAAGGACAGAGGTCAGGTAACTTGGATAAGCTGATAAAGAAGCTACGCTACTGATAACAGGAAATGCAGTTGTGAAACTTACATCTCTGATAAAATGAGAACATTTGGTTTCGTCTTCTGTGCACCGTGGTATTGGATCTGAAGCAGTTAGGCCGTTATATTGTGCTACACACGCAAGGCAGAAATAGAGAACGAGGTGCAAAATGATTTAGCGTCATGAATGGGCACATCAAATGTTGTTACAGAATGACGACAGTCATTTGATGTGCAAAGCGAAATGCTGCATTGGCAGACTGGTTGTACGGTATTGTCTTGCAATAATGCTTGCACGTACGTAACACAACCAGCTGTTGACTTTAATTTTTCTCGAAGCATTTCGACCCATTAGTGTTCATCCTCGGATTTCAAGACGTAGATGTTAACTCGGGTATTATAAGTATTAATTAGATCCTCATTAGTCTATTGAGATACAAGAGTCTTGACAAGATTATAACATCTCACTTTCCAAAAAGCTATATTTATTGCGACACTTAGCTGTTATAGTCTCGAAGATGTTCCAGGTAGCTTAATAATGGTTCAGCACTCATCTCTTAGGCGTACTTCATTGTGCTGTAGTAGCGTTATTTACAACTAATTAAGCGTGTCACAGAATTTAGTGGAAATTGAGGCAGAGAACAAAATTTAATTCTAACTACCTATCTCCAGTGATTGCGGCTCGCAGTTCATTTGCGGATACAGCCATGATGTTGATGTCTGCGAGTTCCGCAAGTTTTAATTGTTTTAAATAAAATTCTAattgaaatttcattatttaatcaCAATCTGTTCATATTTTCTAGGAAACACACTTCACACTTCCTTTTTAACAAATAACACAGGACAAAAAGATGAAGACAAAAGACATACAGCTGTTGCGTCTCAAATTTGAGCAAGAAATGGCCTGCTACTTGTACGTATTAAAGCAACGGATCAACTGACTTACATCTGGCGCTCAGTCAACCATTATAAAACTCTGCTTTGGCGCGAGAACGATCGAAAAAATAACTTACTCAAATGTTGACAAATCATAAAACATATGCTAATCAAAAGTGCTTATGTATactttacaaatttacagtttcaaTGCAACGAAACAGTAACATTTATTACTCAATTTAACATTGTTTTGTTTCTGAAATTTCTAGAATATAAAACCTATGCATCTTTGTTTTCATTAATATTTTGAAGaacatttctttaaataaattatttccagtAAATTTACCAACGTTGTTCCAGTCAGCAAGATGAACAAAAAGTAatgcataataaattaaaatatttaatctTTGAAATAAAACTTTGACTATAATTACGAATTTCTCAATTCATACTTGGAGGGAAGCATAAAAGAATAATTATTACTATTTCCACAAAAGCTATAATTCTTCCATGTTTGAATGTTTATTTGTTCCAAATGAGATAATAGCATGACGAACTTTGTTTGAGAAATCTTACGTTTAAGTATCGTGCAAGCTCGTaacaaatgactattcacattaaGTGCTGACGGGAACAGATGTAATATATCTGTATTAGCCCAAATCGTCATTCAGCTGTAAACATGCACTGCAAACTACTAATCCCAAACTGTGATACTGATCTCATGCTATTGTTAATTTAGTCTGTCCCCTGCTGCGTTGCATGGTCGATATCATATCGCTCTCTACAAGAAATGGAAGTCTGTCCCCGGCCGCGTTGCATGGTCGATATCATATCGCTCTCTACAAGAAATGGAAAGAATAACACACGTACAGTACAAATATTACACATGCTGATGTGTTAGTCTGCAACATAATCTCGCCAGAAAGCATTTACACATCAGAACCTATCAGATAAGCTACATCTTAGCATTAGGAAATATGTATCATTTTCCCATTATCTACTTTCATTAGTAGAATCGTAATGAGGAAACCATTTAAAACACTTGATGAACGATGTAAAGTAGAAGAAACTGAAACTTTGTCAGAGACATTGTTGTGCTGTCAGAGACTCCAAAGACTTGGTGACAATAATCACAAATACAGACAACTCTTCAAACCTAATTGACAAgatatcaaaaaatttaaaatactccaTCGATTAACAGAAACTACGAAAtcaattttttggggtaattaCGGATGTACTGGTAACCGTCAGGTTAGCCGAgcgtgctaatgcgctgcttcctgggctccggtaggcgctccggccccggatcgaatccgtccgccggatgaacgacgagggccagtgtgccggccagcctggatgtggtttttaggcggttttccacatccctctaggtgaataccgggctggtccccacgtcccgcctcagttacacgagtcacagacatttgacacacatccgcacttttccatgatttacactagatgcagacagatggggtactctgatctGATTCCATCTCGGGgcggggggggttggggggggtggTACGGGGTGGTGGCGGCAGGAATGGCATCCGGACACCCCTTCACATTGACATgtcaaatccgatttaaccacgccaacacCACACACAATGCGCGACAAAGGCGCAAGCGGTATTACGAAAAATATAAGACACTATAATATATTttctgaaatgaagaaaaatttttgcAGTGTGGAAAAGAAACCGCACAACTATTTAGAAGTAGTTAATTACATATTTAGCActaaaaatgttcccaaaactACGAACGCAATTGATATCCTCATAAACATCTGTAAATATTATTTCTGGCCTTCGTTTTTCTATATTTCAGTTTCTGAAGCACTATTACATCTTTGTGACTGGTTCAAATACGTTGTAGAAATTGACGCACACAAGTGAACTGTGTAGATGATGTGTGCGTTTCTAGATAACGGGACACTCAAAATTTACATCTTCCACTGCAACTATGAAGCAAAATCACAATGAAGACCATAAGCTATTGCAAGTTAACACTAAACTTCATTATGTTTTTAGAACATTTTAGTAGCTTACACAAAGGAAGAGTAGCATTTAATACGtaagatataaaaataaatgtcaacccaccagggcagccgagagcgctaacgcgctgcttcctggactagggtaggcTCGCCGACCCGAATCgcatccgcccggtggattaacgacgacggccggtgtgccggccagcctggatgtggtttttaggcggttttccacattctcgtagttgaataccaggctggtccccacgtcctgcctccgttacacgactcacagacatttgaaacacattcacgctatttcacaatttacactagacgcaaacagctggggtacactacttccatctcgaatggtatggggtggtggcagtaAGGGCATCTGACCACCtctttaaattaaccatgccaattctgtacttaaccctgccgaccctgcacgCAATGTGGGATAAAGGCTGTAGCATAAGAAAGATACAAAAATAAATGTCGGTCAAAAATTAAACTGTGCACTCCATTCATGTCTCACCGCGGACACCTAGTCACACACaactgatatcatcaaagtgtataGGCCTGAAGATGGAGTTGACGCAATGTCGAAACTAGTAGTCAATAAATATGaaggaggagtttcatttttaataaaaattataccagctgatgtcccaccatcatccaatttaaataggGATGTATGAAGGACCTCAGTGACAATAGCTCTACTCTCTACATGCATGTGCCGTTTGTTGATGACCCTAATGCAATCTCTTGATTTCAGGATGGAGAAGACCCACATCTCGGTAGCTGCACTGTTGCTGGTGTTGGTGTCACTCACGGAGCCCTGCGAGTCGGCTAAGATCCTGGGCCTGATGAGCACGGCGTCGCCCAGTCACTACCACTTCAACCGCGCCCTCATGCTCGAGCTGGCCCGCAGGGGCCACCAGGTGACCGTCTTCACCCCAGACGTGGAGAAGAGCCCGGTCCCCAACTACCGGCTCATCCTCTCCGAGAGGGGCTACGAGGGCCtgcgggagggggaggaagagcagTTCGAGGACCTGGCAGAACGCAGCCACTGGTACCTGGCCAAACAGCTGTTCGACTGGGGCGAGATGTGCTGCGACCACGCCATCAACTCCGAAGGCGGTCGCCGGCTGATGGAGCTCACCAAAAACGAAACCTTCGACTTGATCATCGCCGAAGTGATGATACAGGAGTGCCTCTTGGGATTCGTACACGAGTTCGGAAATCCCCCTCTCATCGGGATCATAGCCTACGGGAGCCCTCCGTGGGCCAACGAGCTGATGGGGAACTTCCACAACCCGGCCTATGTGAACACCTACACCTTGCAGCATACGGACCACATGACGTTCCTGCAGAGGGTCCACAACTTCGTGTTCGACACAGCTGTCGGCCTCTACCGCAAATACCACTACTTGCCAGTGCAGGACGAGATCGCTCGGAAGTTCTTTGGCGAGTCTGTGCCTCCGCCCAGTGAAATAGAGAAGAATTTTCAGTTTGTGATGGTGAATGCGCACTTCAGCTTCGACTACCCGAAGCCTCTGGTGCCGGCCATTATAGAGATTGGTGGATTGCAAGTGGAACCACCGAAGCCACTGCCTAAGGTAAAGATAAACCTAAGatatttacttaaatatttcgaatGCGGCTGCGCTTCAGCAACGGCTAGAGATCAGTAAACGAATGAAAAGCAGCCCACCTGTTGCAATGTAAGTTGGTTTTATTCAAACTTTTGCCATGGTTTCGACGGATTTAATCCAGTCTTCTTCAGTCAACGTGTAGGCCGAAGACAATGCAACAGCAATAACTCGGAAACATACCGGGTGACAACTGTTGAACTGCATGAAATAAAacctcataacttctgaacggtttgctttaggacgttgaaactgcatGGCTCATCGCGTGGcattgggaattagtatgcgctgggtggtttggtttagcga comes from the Schistocerca piceifrons isolate TAMUIC-IGC-003096 chromosome 9, iqSchPice1.1, whole genome shotgun sequence genome and includes:
- the LOC124717208 gene encoding UDP-glucosyltransferase 2-like, with translation MEKTHISVAALLLVLVSLTEPCESAKILGLMSTASPSHYHFNRALMLELARRGHQVTVFTPDVEKSPVPNYRLILSERGYEGLREGEEEQFEDLAERSHWYLAKQLFDWGEMCCDHAINSEGGRRLMELTKNETFDLIIAEVMIQECLLGFVHEFGNPPLIGIIAYGSPPWANELMGNFHNPAYVNTYTLQHTDHMTFLQRVHNFVFDTAVGLYRKYHYLPVQDEIARKFFGESVPPPSEIEKNFQFVMVNAHFSFDYPKPLVPAIIEIGGLQVEPPKPLPKDIKQFLDAATEGVIYMNLGTNIRSDMLKDYQRRAFLEAFAELPYKVLWKFEAEDLPGKPANVKIMKWIPQNDVLAHPNVRVFLAHGGLLGTFETLYHGVPAVVVPYMLDQALNMHKLAAHGVAVELDPLTLTKEKVLDALNKVLKDPSYRENMKRLSAIYRDKPQTALETAVWWTEYALRHRGAPHMRSASLDLYWYQRWLLDIIAFVLLVAVSGCAAVYLLVKKLISSLWPNSGKVKTH